The genomic interval AACACCAACCATTTGATCTGAAATTATAGGTGATTTATTTGGATAATCCTACTTTTTCTTAATAACATTTTGTTTGGAGAGATGCCAAAGGATTGAGAACTGGCAGCTTATATCTAAACTGGCTGAAACTTCCCATAAAATTAAGCCGCTGCATAGGTGAACTGCTCTGTGATAATGTCGACCATGGGGCACATGATCAAAAAGAAGTAATTGAATGGAGTAAAAATGAATTCATTTTGCTGCTGGCTCGCTCTGCAACACTATTAACAGCGTGCCCATTTCCGGGACACGCTCTATCTATTTTCTGGATTCTACTGCCGCTTTGAATGACCTGGAAGCCCACTCCACCAATTGATCTGCATTTTCAAGAACCTCTGCCGGAGCTTCATAAAAATTTAATTTGCGTTGATTGTCGTTGCCGTAAGTATATTGCTTCATACCCATTTTTGTAAAGTTTTCAATGTTTTTATCATTTACTTTCAGCCATAAAGTTCCTTGCTTTATTTTAGCAAATGCCACTCCATCTTTTAGAACAGCAGTCCCGCCGAACATATTTTTGGTTTCGAAACCGCCCATGCCGCTCAACTGATCCAGTACAAAATCCCTGAATTCATTATTTGATCCCATCAATAAACTCCAATAAACAATCCTTCAAACAGATTTACATTCCCTGGCAGACCAGGATATTCATTTCTTTAAAACCCTGATCCCTAACCGGCACAAGTTTCTGGTATTCTTCGGAACCAAATAGTTTTTGAATGACTTCAGCTGATTCGAAATCCATAACCAGGACCATACCGCTCGGATTGCCTTTAATAACTTCGTTTACTTTCAGACGTTTCTGCAGTTTACCGCCTGCTTCCATAAACAGGGGCATAACCCCACCCAGATATTCCTGAACTGCCTCCATATTCTGCGAATCCGGTACAGCAGTTACAATTAATGTTGAATTTTCACTCATTTTATTCCTCTCCTCGATCCTTTCAATGTATTTCTAAACGATCGGTAAGATATAAAAACCCTGCGTCAAATAATGTCAATAAAAACTAAACGATCGGTAAGAAAAAAGTTGTAATGGAAGGAGAATTGATATTTAGTGCAAATATA from Leptospiraceae bacterium carries:
- a CDS encoding TfoX/Sxy family protein produces the protein MGSNNEFRDFVLDQLSGMGGFETKNMFGGTAVLKDGVAFAKIKQGTLWLKVNDKNIENFTKMGMKQYTYGNDNQRKLNFYEAPAEVLENADQLVEWASRSFKAAVESRK
- a CDS encoding DUF1330 domain-containing protein — encoded protein: MSENSTLIVTAVPDSQNMEAVQEYLGGVMPLFMEAGGKLQKRLKVNEVIKGNPSGMVLVMDFESAEVIQKLFGSEEYQKLVPVRDQGFKEMNILVCQGM